CCGTTGAAGAACATCGCCCTGCGGGCATTCCTCGACACGAGATTTTTCACATAAATATTCCTGAATACGGGAGTTTCTTCGTTGACCGGGAAAGCCTGTCCACCGGTAGGTGTTGTATCGCCATCAGCCAACGATTCGGATGCCGATTTACCGCCGTAATAAAGGTCGAACAAAAACGACTCGGTTACGATGTTATACATATATATATCTGAGATGTATATATTCTCCACAACACCACCCCGTCCACGGGTACTCTTGAACCTGAGCCCGACATCAGTACCGAGGAACTGGCAATTTTTCACAGAGATATTTTTTACTCCTCCCGACATTTCACTGCCGACGATAAAACCGCCATGTCCATGGAATACTTTACAATTGTCCACGATCAGGTTTTCAGTGGGACGGGCGCGACGGCGACCATCTTCGTCCTTCCCCGATTTGATACAAATAGCATCATCCCCCACATCGAATATGCTATTCACAATAATTGAATTGATGCATGACTCCAGGTCAATGCCGTCTCCATTTTGGGAATAGTTGGGATTTTTCACATATACACCATCGATGATCACATTTTCGCACATCAACGGGTGAATATTCCATGCCGGGGAATTCTCAAACAGCACGCCCTGAAGGTAGACATTTTTACATTCAATAAAACTGACCATCACCGGACGCAGAAAATCCTTTATCTCAAGCCATTGTTCTTCAGTCATATCCTGGCGCGGCACATTCATATCGCTCATCAGGTACCCTTTCAACGACCCTTCGGTTGGGAACCAATAATTTCCGTTATGCACAAAACCTCCGGAGGTAACCACCTGTTTCCACTGCCTTTCGGTTACTTTTTCTTTTTTCAGCGGGCGCCATGCTTCGCCGTATCCGTTGATGGAACCCTGGCCCGTAATAGCGATATTCTCTAAGTTCCTTCCTGAAATAGGCGACTGGCAACGGCGTGTATCCAATCCTTCGAATATGGTTTCTACCAGGGGGTAAAGATCGAAATCGGGCGAGAAAAGGATCAAAGCCCCTTTTTCCAAATGCATATTTATATTGGATCGAAAGACAATAGGACCGGAAAACCAGACTCCTTTAGGGACGACCAGCGTACCTCCGCCTTTTTGTGAAAGTGCCTCCATCGCTTTCTCAAACGCTTCGGTATTCAGCGCTATACCATTGGGATTTCCACCGAAATCGGCTACATTCACCTGATTATCGGGAAATACCGGTACATGCACGTAAGGCATTTCAAAAGGAAGATCCTCGTATAGGTAGGCATATTTGTAGTTTTGTGACTGCTGTGCATTGCAGCCATATGTCAACAGAAGTGCAAACAATACAAGGAAATTAATTTTCTGCATAATATCTATCTGAGTTAATAATTAGTAATCAAAAAGACTCTTTAGTTCTATATTCACAAAACTATAATTTATTGAGTAATAAAGTAGAGTATAAATTGGTTTTATAAGGCAGACAGATTGACTTATCACTGAAATATCGGTGTTAATGCTAAGGTCAGAAATTAAAAAAATCTACTTGCCCATTCAACAAATAGGCAAGTAGATTTTTTTGTGGAAAGTTACTCTAAAGAGACACTATTAATATCCTGGATTCTGATCTTCGGAACTCAAACCTTCATTGATATCAATAGCCGACTGGGGAATCGGTCTGTAAAGTTTCTCACCGATAGGATCTGATCCCAGGTTGCCGGAAAGATAGTCATAGTTGTAGGTATAGAACATATCTTTCAGCATGCCTGTACGTCGCAGTTCGGGCCAACGTCCGGAATACTGGCCGGCCAGTTCTTTTCCGGACTCTTTCAGGTACGCTTCCAACGCACCTTTCTGCGAAGTAGGCAACTGAACGGTTAAAGGAGTACCATCTTTGGAATTACCCGGACGGGCAAGCACGCTGTTGATATATGTTTGTGCTTCCGAATAATTTTCTTCGCCGATGCACGCTTCAGCATATAATAACATTGTTTCGGAGAGGGAAGCAAGTACAATATCCCTGTAGCTCTGAGTCTGACTAAAGACCACTAACCGGTCCATATCGAACTTCTTAATCCCCGGCTGACTAAAGTCATTATTGAATCCTGAACGCCAGTAGGTCTCATTCTCTTTTTGGGTTGGAAAATGTTCGAAAAAGGGATATATCCTCAAATAATTACCCCCGTTCGGGTTCAATGCATTCACAGGAGGCACGTTCGCATACTCGGGGCACCATTTCTGTAAGAATTCCTTCGCACCGGGGATCAGATTATTGTTGTTATCTGTCATGGTCACATCGTTAAACTGGCCATTCGATACGCCATTGGTCAGCTGGATATAATCTTCGAACATCTCTGCCGATCTGTCCCAGGCACGCGGGTAAATAGCGGTAATAGCATTTACCCCGGGAATATTTTTACCCTGATAGTAGTCATAGTAATATTCCCAGATTGATAACATGAAAGTGGCTTCATAACGTGCATCATTCTTGCCAAACCATGAATTTAAGGCCCAACTGGGATATAGGCTGCCAGCCATGTATTTGTGACCTCTTTCGTTACCCCCCAGATAAGGACCAAATACGGACTCCTGGTTGTTACCGTTAGTGGTACTTGTTATGGATTCAGCATCGTATTGTATGGAAAAGATAAATTCTTCGTTATTCTCATTCGAAGGGCTCCACAGTTCTTCCATGCTGTATTTCAATCCTCCTCTGCTCGAGATCACACTTGATGCATATTCTTTTGCTTTCGTAAAGTCACTCTGGTTCTTTAAATCCCATCCACGGGTCAGATAAACTTTTGCCAGATAATGATTGACAGCATCTTTGCATATCTGTCCGTCTGTTTTCGTTTGAGGCAGAGGACCGGCCAGGGAACTTTCCAGCTTACCAATCACATAATCGTAGGAAGCCTCTAAAGACATTCTCGGCATATCCATCCGGGGGGATTGTGTATATTCATCATTGACCACGATACCTCCAAACTGTTCAATTAATAGAAAATGCAGAAATCCCTTAAGGAAATCATATTCTGCCTGATACAGATTTTTATCGGCTTCGCTGATATCGGCTATAGAGAGATAATGTTCGGCAGTATTTACCTGTTGCAAAACATTATAACAATTCGAATAGAAACTGCTTACATCGCCATTGGTATCATATAAACGCACATAGTCATAAATTCCGTTCTCCGTCATACCTCTCGGCATTTGGTAAAGGTCGGTACCGGCCAATAAAACCAACGGTGCTTCCCTGTAAATATTTCTCAGGCTGCTGTACACATTCACTCTCAGCGTTTGGTATCCCTCTGCCGTTGAGTATAAATCAGTATTTGAAATACCCGCTTTATTATCTTCATCAAGGAATCCGCTACAGCTATAGAATGAGATTACTAAGATAATTGAATAAATTATTGGTTTCATTTTGATTAGAATTTTAAATTAATACCTACTTGATATGTGATAGTGGAAGGCCCGTTCCCGTTTTGGAGAGAGGTCGTTGCATATTCCGGATCCCAACCTATATAATCGGTAAAAGTAAAAGGATTCAACACGTTCACATAAACACGGGCATATGAAATACCGGATCTGTGAAGCAGACTTGCGGGGAGTGAGTAACCCAGCGTAATATTTCTTACTTTCACGAATGAAGCATCCTGGTATCTTCCGTTGCCACCATAAAAATTACCTGTAAACCCGTTTATGGGGTATTTGGCATTCGGCGTTTCAGTGGAAGTTCCCCATGGCGCCCATGCCTGGCCGTTCTCATCGATGGTGAATGGCATACTCCAATCGAAACGGGGTACATCGCCCGGAATATAATAATCCATATTCACTTTGGGGCGTCCCCGTTGATTATTACCTGCAGGACTGAACTCAGCCAGAAAATTATCGTCAAGAAAGACTCCCTGTCGGGTATATATATTAAATCCGAAATCGAAGTTCTTGTAAGTCAGGCTTGAGTTGATACTACCGGTCCATTTCGGATCAACCTGTCCCAGAATAATCCTGTCTTCGGTTGTCATTTTACCATCGCCATTGGTATCTATCGCCCTGGCATAACCGGGTTGGAGAGCTCCCATATCGGTACGCTGCTGTGCGCTCATCGCACTCCATTCAGCATGACTGTATACACCATCTACCAAATAATCGTATATCACATTGATCGGTTTACCAATAAATCGGGCTTCATTGACCACATCTTCCTTTCTACCGTATAAGCTCCGGATAGCATTTTTATTCATTGCAAAAACAAGTGTGGTTCTCCAGTCCCAATCTTTTGTCTTTACGTTGAGGGTATTCAAGGTAACTTCAAAACCTCTGTTATTTACAGAACCTATGTTATCCACCATGCTCGATACTCCTGACTCAATCGTGAGCGTTCTGTTCATTAGTAATCCGTCTGACAGTTTATCATACAAGTCGATAGTCCCGTTAACCCTGCTATTAAAAAAAGCAAAGTCGATCCCAAAGTTAAGTTCTCTGGTCTTTTCCCAGGTCAGGTTTGTATTCACCGGCGCTCCGGTACCAAAACCGGAAACAATATTCCCGTTGAAATCATAATAAACAGTATTGCCTGTATTAGGAGCTGCCTGCGTACCATACGCCGAAACCCCGTTATTATTCCCTGAAAATCCATAACTCAAACGCAGTTTCAGGTTGTCTAACCAGCTTTGCTGTTGCAGGAACGACTCCTCAGAAATCCTCCAGGCCGCAGCCACCGACGGGAATGCCGCCCACTTGTTCGCCAGCTTTGAACTTCCATCATAGCGAACTGTACCTGTCAACATGTATTTACCTGCAAAATCATAATTTGCCCTGGCGGCATACGACAGCAAAGAGGTTTGTGAGTAGGAACTGTTACTGTTTCCATACTGCACCGTACCGTTAAAGATATTATACCATTCCGAGTTGTAGGGGAAATCTTCGGCATACACGTTGAGCCTCTCATACTGAGTTTTATACATAGAACTGATCAGTGTAAGATTCAAATTATGCAAGCCGGCAAAACTCTTTTGATAATTCACCACATTGTCCCATGTCCAGTCAAAATATTCCCTGTTGTCATTGGCAGCCTGGTTTCTTGTACGATTAGCATTGGCTTCCCTGTAGTAACCAATCCGGGTGCGGTTGAAACGGGGTGAAAGAGTGGTTCTGAACGAGAGGTCCTTTATTGGCCTGAACTCCAGAAATGTACTTGCCAGCACATCAAAACGACGGGTCTCATTAGAACCTGACTCAATCTCGATGAGCGGGTTGGCCGATGAGGTAAAATTACCGTCTCCCTGTATCTCTGCTGCAATTCCCGGTTGTTCGATCAATTTCCCTTCATCATCATAGGCTTTCAACACATTGGGCAAGCGTAACAAATCCCTGTAACCATACTGGGAACCGGTATTCACTATTTGATGTGAAAGGATGAAATTGGCACCGGCAGAAAATTTATCATTTATCTCATGGTTTATAGATCCGTTAAGGGAGTACTTATCCATCTGTTCCAGGAGGAAGTTTCCGACTTCATTTTGAAATCCCATACCTATATTATAGGTGATATTTCCTCCCATTCCCATTATATTTAAATAATGGTTCTGCTGCGATCCGCTCTTGGTCCCTAAAGAAAGCCAATCGGTATAATCTTCATTATAAAGGGCTGTGTTGACTATCTTGGAGTTCTGTGTAACAGCATTTCTATCTGAGGCGGTAAGAATATATTTATTATTGGTGCCGTCCCATGTATAATACCTTGAAGTACGAAAATCTATCCATTCCCTTCCATCCATAAAGTCGGGAATCCTGGCAATATTCCTTACTCCATAATATCCGTCGTAGGAAACGGTAGTTCTGGTAACCTGCGCAGCACTGCCTTTTGTCTGGACAATGACCACACCGTTGGAGCCACGCGAACCATAAATCGCTGTAGATGAAGCATCTTTAAGCACATCGATCTTTTCTATATCCGAGGGATTAAGAAAGTCGATATCTCCCACTATAACCCCGTCGACGACATACAACGGGTTGCCTCCCTGTAATGAGTTTTGTCCACGAATCTGAATGTTGAACGAAGCTCCCGGTCTGGTAGAATTGGTAATAATATCCACACCGGCTGAAGCTCCTTGTAAAGCGCCCATTACAGAACTTGTTCCTATCGAAGTAATCCTGTCAGAGGAAACAGAACTGATGGAACCCGTCAGGTCACTCTTTTTCATTGTACCATACCCTACAACCACCACTTCTTCGAGGCTGGCAACATCTTCTTCCATTGTAATATTCACAACACTACCGGTAACAGGTACTTCAATATCCTTCATACCGATGTAAGATACCTGCAGTACATCGGCCGGGCCCGGCACGGAGAGTGTGTAATTTCCGTTGATATCAGTAGCTGAACCGATACCGGTACCCTTTACCATCACATTGGCACCAATAATAGGTTCGCCCTGTGTATCTCTCACTACACCACTGATTGTTCTATCCTGAGCAAAAACACTCAGGGAACAAAAAAACAGCAGTAGCAATCCGACTGAAAATCTCAGCCTCATCTTAAATTCATTTTTCTTGTTCATGTTTATTCACGTTTAGTAAATCAATTTATCAATAGTATTAACTCTCTAACAATAATTCATCTTATCAACAATATCGTTTTGTACGATTTTCAATCTCGCCGGATCATCACTTGGAAGAGCGTAAACTTTTACCCGACCCTACTATTCTGTTAATCTAACTCTCCGCATCAGATTAAGAGATATTACATTTCATAAATATCATATTTACTTTTTTAACTTATGGCAAATTAAATAATAAACCACAAGACAGAGGGCGACAGATTGTTTTTTAAA
This window of the Proteiniphilum saccharofermentans genome carries:
- a CDS encoding glycoside hydrolase family 28 protein, which codes for MQKINFLVLFALLLTYGCNAQQSQNYKYAYLYEDLPFEMPYVHVPVFPDNQVNVADFGGNPNGIALNTEAFEKAMEALSQKGGGTLVVPKGVWFSGPIVFRSNINMHLEKGALILFSPDFDLYPLVETIFEGLDTRRCQSPISGRNLENIAITGQGSINGYGEAWRPLKKEKVTERQWKQVVTSGGFVHNGNYWFPTEGSLKGYLMSDMNVPRQDMTEEQWLEIKDFLRPVMVSFIECKNVYLQGVLFENSPAWNIHPLMCENVIIDGVYVKNPNYSQNGDGIDLESCINSIIVNSIFDVGDDAICIKSGKDEDGRRRARPTENLIVDNCKVFHGHGGFIVGSEMSGGVKNISVKNCQFLGTDVGLRFKSTRGRGGVVENIYISDIYMYNIVTESFLFDLYYGGKSASESLADGDTTPTGGQAFPVNEETPVFRNIYVKNLVSRNARRAMFFNGLPEMNIENINLENAFITARYGAEFSESKDITFKDVTVIPEEGSAYLFNNVKNFRSENLVFELNESGKVARITGSKNAGIYLSGLPENRIEIASEVDKSEIKYQ
- a CDS encoding RagB/SusD family nutrient uptake outer membrane protein, with translation MKPIIYSIILVISFYSCSGFLDEDNKAGISNTDLYSTAEGYQTLRVNVYSSLRNIYREAPLVLLAGTDLYQMPRGMTENGIYDYVRLYDTNGDVSSFYSNCYNVLQQVNTAEHYLSIADISEADKNLYQAEYDFLKGFLHFLLIEQFGGIVVNDEYTQSPRMDMPRMSLEASYDYVIGKLESSLAGPLPQTKTDGQICKDAVNHYLAKVYLTRGWDLKNQSDFTKAKEYASSVISSRGGLKYSMEELWSPSNENNEEFIFSIQYDAESITSTTNGNNQESVFGPYLGGNERGHKYMAGSLYPSWALNSWFGKNDARYEATFMLSIWEYYYDYYQGKNIPGVNAITAIYPRAWDRSAEMFEDYIQLTNGVSNGQFNDVTMTDNNNNLIPGAKEFLQKWCPEYANVPPVNALNPNGGNYLRIYPFFEHFPTQKENETYWRSGFNNDFSQPGIKKFDMDRLVVFSQTQSYRDIVLASLSETMLLYAEACIGEENYSEAQTYINSVLARPGNSKDGTPLTVQLPTSQKGALEAYLKESGKELAGQYSGRWPELRRTGMLKDMFYTYNYDYLSGNLGSDPIGEKLYRPIPQSAIDINEGLSSEDQNPGY
- a CDS encoding SusC/RagA family TonB-linked outer membrane protein gives rise to the protein MNKKNEFKMRLRFSVGLLLLFFCSLSVFAQDRTISGVVRDTQGEPIIGANVMVKGTGIGSATDINGNYTLSVPGPADVLQVSYIGMKDIEVPVTGSVVNITMEEDVASLEEVVVVGYGTMKKSDLTGSISSVSSDRITSIGTSSVMGALQGASAGVDIITNSTRPGASFNIQIRGQNSLQGGNPLYVVDGVIVGDIDFLNPSDIEKIDVLKDASSTAIYGSRGSNGVVIVQTKGSAAQVTRTTVSYDGYYGVRNIARIPDFMDGREWIDFRTSRYYTWDGTNNKYILTASDRNAVTQNSKIVNTALYNEDYTDWLSLGTKSGSQQNHYLNIMGMGGNITYNIGMGFQNEVGNFLLEQMDKYSLNGSINHEINDKFSAGANFILSHQIVNTGSQYGYRDLLRLPNVLKAYDDEGKLIEQPGIAAEIQGDGNFTSSANPLIEIESGSNETRRFDVLASTFLEFRPIKDLSFRTTLSPRFNRTRIGYYREANANRTRNQAANDNREYFDWTWDNVVNYQKSFAGLHNLNLTLISSMYKTQYERLNVYAEDFPYNSEWYNIFNGTVQYGNSNSSYSQTSLLSYAARANYDFAGKYMLTGTVRYDGSSKLANKWAAFPSVAAAWRISEESFLQQQSWLDNLKLRLSYGFSGNNNGVSAYGTQAAPNTGNTVYYDFNGNIVSGFGTGAPVNTNLTWEKTRELNFGIDFAFFNSRVNGTIDLYDKLSDGLLMNRTLTIESGVSSMVDNIGSVNNRGFEVTLNTLNVKTKDWDWRTTLVFAMNKNAIRSLYGRKEDVVNEARFIGKPINVIYDYLVDGVYSHAEWSAMSAQQRTDMGALQPGYARAIDTNGDGKMTTEDRIILGQVDPKWTGSINSSLTYKNFDFGFNIYTRQGVFLDDNFLAEFSPAGNNQRGRPKVNMDYYIPGDVPRFDWSMPFTIDENGQAWAPWGTSTETPNAKYPINGFTGNFYGGNGRYQDASFVKVRNITLGYSLPASLLHRSGISYARVYVNVLNPFTFTDYIGWDPEYATTSLQNGNGPSTITYQVGINLKF